A genomic window from Camelus ferus isolate YT-003-E chromosome 9, BCGSAC_Cfer_1.0, whole genome shotgun sequence includes:
- the LOC106729384 gene encoding zinc finger protein 883-like isoform X2: protein MTKSQGSLSFRDVAVDFTWEEWQLLDTVQKNLFRDVMLENYSNLLSLGYQVSKPEALVPLEEGREQGIVEREFPSQCSPVMWQVCDWPQEDNEKDGPVERGHENSAWGKIFSLSENIVPFIERPPKCVSRGISLKQNSDSSFQSRNYAKMNSDELNGHGKSFFHNLHETAHIQAQCYEHNLRVRSFSTVTNLKRHHRIHTEGKPYECSECPRSFRYKSKLVIHRRTHTGEKPHRCSECQRGFSTKCHLTLHQRTHTGEKPYDCIECQKSFRTKYHLILHHRTHTGEKPYECKECGRAYREKAKLRLHYRTHTGEKPFECTDCGKGFMQKSNLTIHQRTHTGEKPYGCEECGKAFSNKSQLVVHQRIHTGEKSCECRECGKTFSKNSHLIMHQKIHMGEKPYECSECGKAFVHTSQLILHQRTHTGRKPYECNECGKAFNKKSHFITHQRIHTGEKPYECSECGKAFIDKSQLIAHRRTHTGEKPYECQECGKAFNKKSSLITHQRIHTGEKPYECSECGKAFIDKSHLIVHQRTHTGERPYECSECGKAFIRKAMLIVHQRTHTGEKPFVCLECQKAFSSMAMLSRHHLIHTGEKPHGCNECGKAFRQKSHLTIHQRCHTGEKPYGCIPCGQIFNQKSQLIRHQRRHMGEKLYQCTQCGKAFFEKSYLSVHHRSHAGQKPYQCRECGKTSSVQFFVTSHEEIHT from the exons GGCTCACTGTCATTCAGGGACGTGGCTGTGGATTTCACCTGGGAAGAGTGGCAGCTACTAGACACTGTTCAGAAGAACCTCTTCCGGGATGTGATGTTGGAAAATTATAGCAACCTGCTGTCATTGG GTTATCAAGTTAGCAAGCCAGAAGCACTGGTGCccttggaggaaggaagagaacaaGGAATAGTGGAGAGGGAATTCCCAAGCCAGTGCAGTCCGG taATGTGGCAAGTTTGTGATTGGCCTCAGGAAGATAATGAGAAGGATGGACCTGTGGAGAGAGGTCATGAAAACAGTgcatgggggaaaatattttctttgagcGAAAACATTGTGCCATTTATAGAAAGACCCCCTAAATGTGTCTCAAGAGGAATAAGTTTGAAACAAAATTCAGATTCAAGTTTTCAGAGTAGAAACTATGCAAAAATGAACTCTGATGAGTTAAATGGTCATGGGAAGTCATTTTTCCATAATCTGCATGAAACCGCCCACATTCAAGCCCAGTGCTATGAACATAATTTACGTGTGAGGTCTTTCAGCACAGTAACAAATCTTAAAAGACATCACAGAATTCACACAGAAGGGAAACCTTATGAATGCAGTGAATGCCCCAGATCCTTCAGGTATAAGTCAAAGCTCGTAATACACCGGAGAACTCATACGGGAGAGAAGCCGCACAGGTGCAGTGAATGTCAGAGAGGTTTCAGTACAAAATGTCATCTCACACTGCACCAgagaactcacacaggagagaaaccgtATGACTGTATCGAGTGTCAGAAATCCTTTAGAACAAAATATCATCTCATTCTACACCATAGGacccacacaggagagaaaccctatgaatgcaAAGAGTGTGGAAGAGCTTACAGGGAAAAGGCGAAGCTCAGATTACATTACAGAACACATACAGGGGAGAAACCGTTTGAGTGTACCGATTGTGGGAAAGGTTTTATGCAGAAGTCAAACCTGACTATCCATCAAAGAACccatacaggagagaaaccctatggATGTGaagaatgtgggaaggccttctcTAATAAGTCTCAGCTTGTGGTTCACCAGCGAATTCATACGGGAGAAAAATCCTGTGAATGTAGGGAATGTGGGAAAACGTTCAGTAAAAACTCGCACCTCATAATGCATCAGAAGATTCATATgggagagaaaccttatgaatgcagtgaatgtggaaaaGCTTTTGTACACACATCACAACTCATTCTACATCAGAGAACCCATACAGGAAGAAAACCTTATGAGTGCAAcgaatgtgggaaagcttttaATAAAAAGTCACACTTCATAAcccatcagagaattcacacaggagagaagccttatgaatgcagtgaatgtgggaaagcctttataGACAAGTCACAGCTTATTGCTCATAGAAGAACTCATACAGGAGAGAAGCCTTATGAGTGccaggaatgtgggaaagcctttaatAAAAAGTCATCCCTCATAACGCATCAGAGGAttcatacaggagagaaaccttatgaatgcagtgaatgtggaaaaGCTTTTATAGACAAATCACATCTCATTGTCCATCAGAGAACTCATACAGGAGAGAGGCCCTACGAATGCAGTGAGTGTGGAAAAGCCTTCATACGAAAGGCAATGCTCATTGTCCATCAGAGGACacatacaggagagaaaccctttGTATGTCTCGAATGCCAAAAAGCCTTTAGCAGTATGGCAATGCTCAGCAGACATCACTTGATTCATACGGGAGAGAAACCCCACGGATGCAATGAATGCGGGAAAGCTTTCCGCCAAAAAAGCCATCTTACTATCCATCAGCGATgccatactggagagaaaccctatggaTGCATTCCATGTGGTCAAATCTTCAACCAGAAGTCACAGCTCATTAGACATCAGAGACGTCACATGGGAGAGAAGCTATATCAGTGTACtcagtgtgggaaggcctttttTGAGAAATCATACCTCAGTGTCCATCACAGAAGTCATGCAGGGCAGAAGCCTTATCAGTGTCGTGAGTGTGGgaaaacctcctctgtccagtTCTTTGTCACTTCACACGAGGAAATCCATACCTGA
- the LOC106729384 gene encoding zinc finger protein 883-like isoform X1: protein MTKSQGSLSFRDVAVDFTWEEWQLLDTVQKNLFRDVMLENYSNLLSLGYQVSKPEALVPLEEGREQGIVEREFPSQCSPEVMWQVCDWPQEDNEKDGPVERGHENSAWGKIFSLSENIVPFIERPPKCVSRGISLKQNSDSSFQSRNYAKMNSDELNGHGKSFFHNLHETAHIQAQCYEHNLRVRSFSTVTNLKRHHRIHTEGKPYECSECPRSFRYKSKLVIHRRTHTGEKPHRCSECQRGFSTKCHLTLHQRTHTGEKPYDCIECQKSFRTKYHLILHHRTHTGEKPYECKECGRAYREKAKLRLHYRTHTGEKPFECTDCGKGFMQKSNLTIHQRTHTGEKPYGCEECGKAFSNKSQLVVHQRIHTGEKSCECRECGKTFSKNSHLIMHQKIHMGEKPYECSECGKAFVHTSQLILHQRTHTGRKPYECNECGKAFNKKSHFITHQRIHTGEKPYECSECGKAFIDKSQLIAHRRTHTGEKPYECQECGKAFNKKSSLITHQRIHTGEKPYECSECGKAFIDKSHLIVHQRTHTGERPYECSECGKAFIRKAMLIVHQRTHTGEKPFVCLECQKAFSSMAMLSRHHLIHTGEKPHGCNECGKAFRQKSHLTIHQRCHTGEKPYGCIPCGQIFNQKSQLIRHQRRHMGEKLYQCTQCGKAFFEKSYLSVHHRSHAGQKPYQCRECGKTSSVQFFVTSHEEIHT, encoded by the exons GGCTCACTGTCATTCAGGGACGTGGCTGTGGATTTCACCTGGGAAGAGTGGCAGCTACTAGACACTGTTCAGAAGAACCTCTTCCGGGATGTGATGTTGGAAAATTATAGCAACCTGCTGTCATTGG GTTATCAAGTTAGCAAGCCAGAAGCACTGGTGCccttggaggaaggaagagaacaaGGAATAGTGGAGAGGGAATTCCCAAGCCAGTGCAGTCCGG aagtaATGTGGCAAGTTTGTGATTGGCCTCAGGAAGATAATGAGAAGGATGGACCTGTGGAGAGAGGTCATGAAAACAGTgcatgggggaaaatattttctttgagcGAAAACATTGTGCCATTTATAGAAAGACCCCCTAAATGTGTCTCAAGAGGAATAAGTTTGAAACAAAATTCAGATTCAAGTTTTCAGAGTAGAAACTATGCAAAAATGAACTCTGATGAGTTAAATGGTCATGGGAAGTCATTTTTCCATAATCTGCATGAAACCGCCCACATTCAAGCCCAGTGCTATGAACATAATTTACGTGTGAGGTCTTTCAGCACAGTAACAAATCTTAAAAGACATCACAGAATTCACACAGAAGGGAAACCTTATGAATGCAGTGAATGCCCCAGATCCTTCAGGTATAAGTCAAAGCTCGTAATACACCGGAGAACTCATACGGGAGAGAAGCCGCACAGGTGCAGTGAATGTCAGAGAGGTTTCAGTACAAAATGTCATCTCACACTGCACCAgagaactcacacaggagagaaaccgtATGACTGTATCGAGTGTCAGAAATCCTTTAGAACAAAATATCATCTCATTCTACACCATAGGacccacacaggagagaaaccctatgaatgcaAAGAGTGTGGAAGAGCTTACAGGGAAAAGGCGAAGCTCAGATTACATTACAGAACACATACAGGGGAGAAACCGTTTGAGTGTACCGATTGTGGGAAAGGTTTTATGCAGAAGTCAAACCTGACTATCCATCAAAGAACccatacaggagagaaaccctatggATGTGaagaatgtgggaaggccttctcTAATAAGTCTCAGCTTGTGGTTCACCAGCGAATTCATACGGGAGAAAAATCCTGTGAATGTAGGGAATGTGGGAAAACGTTCAGTAAAAACTCGCACCTCATAATGCATCAGAAGATTCATATgggagagaaaccttatgaatgcagtgaatgtggaaaaGCTTTTGTACACACATCACAACTCATTCTACATCAGAGAACCCATACAGGAAGAAAACCTTATGAGTGCAAcgaatgtgggaaagcttttaATAAAAAGTCACACTTCATAAcccatcagagaattcacacaggagagaagccttatgaatgcagtgaatgtgggaaagcctttataGACAAGTCACAGCTTATTGCTCATAGAAGAACTCATACAGGAGAGAAGCCTTATGAGTGccaggaatgtgggaaagcctttaatAAAAAGTCATCCCTCATAACGCATCAGAGGAttcatacaggagagaaaccttatgaatgcagtgaatgtggaaaaGCTTTTATAGACAAATCACATCTCATTGTCCATCAGAGAACTCATACAGGAGAGAGGCCCTACGAATGCAGTGAGTGTGGAAAAGCCTTCATACGAAAGGCAATGCTCATTGTCCATCAGAGGACacatacaggagagaaaccctttGTATGTCTCGAATGCCAAAAAGCCTTTAGCAGTATGGCAATGCTCAGCAGACATCACTTGATTCATACGGGAGAGAAACCCCACGGATGCAATGAATGCGGGAAAGCTTTCCGCCAAAAAAGCCATCTTACTATCCATCAGCGATgccatactggagagaaaccctatggaTGCATTCCATGTGGTCAAATCTTCAACCAGAAGTCACAGCTCATTAGACATCAGAGACGTCACATGGGAGAGAAGCTATATCAGTGTACtcagtgtgggaaggcctttttTGAGAAATCATACCTCAGTGTCCATCACAGAAGTCATGCAGGGCAGAAGCCTTATCAGTGTCGTGAGTGTGGgaaaacctcctctgtccagtTCTTTGTCACTTCACACGAGGAAATCCATACCTGA